A stretch of the Desulfitobacterium chlororespirans DSM 11544 genome encodes the following:
- a CDS encoding ParA family protein, producing the protein MLTLDSNNGKIKKKTSDRESGIVQELFDRYDKILSGQIDEIPHLGDDHHKIYAVTNFRGGIGKTTISFNLAYAMAKKYMTLFLDVCPQQNFSSLLLNESDIYQGRTIYDAMMELMMGAAWATNDDQPLALRVQDRNEEFRDGKTCYFIPGSSRLFLFPSQFYSRLNEYLGMTSASGKNEAVKVLLDMLKTIITKQMAETKTEKVLIDTSPFFAGGTHLAWAAADALIIPVRVDEQSIYSLELTLEMLQKEDSDFNVWRRRAGIEQKPTVQAVLMTHCGWNRQADHQIDRASRMYIERAVDIAVKFKDVFSSDAPINHFALLSDFHSSGRISGSRAIPIDKLVEGRQHKIDGRSLEVNSSVNRYKKELKYAFDIINQ; encoded by the coding sequence ATGTTGACACTAGATTCGAATAATGGTAAAATAAAGAAAAAAACAAGTGACAGGGAGAGTGGGATTGTGCAAGAGTTGTTCGATCGGTATGATAAGATATTGTCAGGACAAATAGATGAGATTCCTCATCTAGGTGATGACCATCACAAAATCTATGCTGTAACTAATTTTCGAGGGGGTATAGGAAAGACAACCATTTCCTTTAACCTCGCTTACGCCATGGCAAAAAAATACATGACCTTGTTTTTAGATGTTTGCCCTCAGCAAAACTTTTCGTCATTACTCCTTAATGAGTCTGATATTTATCAAGGAAGGACTATTTATGATGCAATGATGGAATTAATGATGGGGGCCGCGTGGGCAACCAATGATGATCAACCCCTAGCATTAAGAGTGCAGGATAGGAATGAAGAATTTAGAGATGGGAAAACATGCTATTTTATTCCGGGAAGTAGTAGACTCTTTTTGTTTCCAAGCCAATTTTACTCACGGTTGAATGAATATTTAGGTATGACATCTGCATCGGGAAAAAATGAGGCTGTAAAAGTATTGCTTGATATGCTTAAAACAATTATCACCAAACAAATGGCCGAAACAAAGACAGAAAAGGTCTTAATTGATACAAGTCCATTTTTCGCCGGAGGAACACACCTTGCTTGGGCTGCAGCGGATGCGTTAATAATACCTGTCCGAGTTGACGAACAATCCATATACTCCTTAGAACTCACACTTGAAATGCTCCAAAAAGAAGATAGTGATTTTAATGTCTGGAGAAGAAGAGCTGGAATCGAACAAAAACCAACTGTTCAAGCGGTATTGATGACACATTGCGGATGGAATAGGCAGGCTGATCATCAAATAGATAGAGCATCGAGAATGTATATCGAAAGGGCAGTCGATATTGCCGTAAAGTTTAAAGATGTCTTTTCCTCTGATGCCCCGATAAATCACTTTGCGCTCTTATCAGATTTTCATAGTTCTGGGAGAATAAGTGGTTCAAGAGCTATTCCTATAGATAAGCTTGTGGAAGGGCGACAGCATAAAATTGACGGAAGAAGCTTGGAAGTAAATAGTAGCGTTAATAGATATAAAAAAGAATTAAAGTATGCTTTTGATATAATCAATCAATAA
- a CDS encoding helix-turn-helix transcriptional regulator, which yields MNRVREAREEKGLTQKELSKLANVRQAQISLIENGLKPNISVPVAQRLAKALDKTMDYLFPY from the coding sequence ATGAATAGAGTTCGGGAGGCCCGTGAAGAAAAAGGGCTGACTCAAAAAGAGCTTTCGAAACTTGCAAATGTCAGGCAAGCACAAATAAGCCTGATTGAAAATGGTTTAAAGCCAAATATCTCAGTCCCGGTTGCTCAACGTTTAGCAAAAGCTTTAGACAAAACAATGGACTATCTATTCCCCTACTAA
- a CDS encoding DUF7678 domain-containing protein has product MHPIALKLIARFLVVPTFCVVALITPKDYNTAIYPQGYYKDYMYSAEVFEDPVPAGIKGGRVQTLKLYKNGKLIADFHSGWHMWPPKDVAEDFLAIAEMLDQSR; this is encoded by the coding sequence ATGCACCCAATAGCTTTAAAATTAATAGCCAGATTTTTGGTAGTCCCTACTTTTTGTGTGGTGGCGCTTATTACCCCTAAGGACTATAATACTGCGATTTACCCTCAGGGATATTACAAGGATTATATGTATTCCGCTGAGGTATTTGAGGATCCGGTACCGGCCGGTATAAAAGGTGGTAGAGTTCAGACGCTCAAGCTTTATAAAAACGGGAAGCTAATTGCAGACTTCCATTCCGGATGGCACATGTGGCCGCCCAAAGATGTGGCAGAAGACTTTTTGGCAATTGCCGAAATGTTGGACCAGTCACGATGA
- a CDS encoding FtsK/SpoIIIE domain-containing protein — translation MAHSIIQVDILGLIAKAIYWGLKQIHRNDQSYKVNEVIKALRLQNKDELRPLLKAKKKTESGWDLVYILPPGVARKDFEKERVYFETFSNSIVEFECKGRRLTMHIYSTGYPNIIKFNFEPSAYSDMLAPLPIGVTPSGKLIVEDMYKLPHAMCGGMTNYGKTSWLIGVMTALLLSGVKVSVIDRKGLDFPRFAPWVNLALTETETENLLDAHIQEMRRRTKILKAHSCQNYQEYREKHNDLPYLVLIVDELTQIKSKAAQEAIDDLAHLARASGISLILATQKPSGKVWDGFTDTRSMLAGALCFYVRDVMDSQIVLGMGNTRGAELPKIQGRAIWNNDTDQMVQTMYLSAREAHSILDAKVPKEVYAFESRDERVKT, via the coding sequence GTGGCTCACTCAATCATCCAAGTTGATATTTTAGGCTTAATTGCAAAAGCAATCTACTGGGGCCTCAAGCAAATCCACCGAAACGACCAATCTTACAAGGTCAATGAGGTTATAAAAGCATTACGGCTGCAGAACAAGGATGAGCTAAGACCGCTCCTCAAGGCCAAAAAGAAAACCGAATCCGGATGGGACTTAGTCTATATCCTCCCTCCCGGGGTCGCGAGAAAAGACTTCGAAAAAGAGCGCGTCTACTTCGAGACATTTTCTAATTCCATCGTGGAATTTGAGTGCAAAGGCCGCCGGCTCACGATGCACATCTATTCCACCGGGTATCCCAACATCATTAAATTCAACTTCGAACCCAGCGCATACAGCGACATGCTGGCCCCGCTCCCCATCGGTGTGACTCCTTCCGGGAAACTCATTGTCGAGGACATGTATAAGCTCCCCCACGCCATGTGCGGAGGCATGACAAACTACGGCAAAACATCCTGGCTAATCGGAGTTATGACCGCTCTTCTGCTCTCCGGGGTCAAAGTGTCTGTGATTGACCGCAAAGGCTTAGACTTCCCACGCTTTGCTCCCTGGGTCAATCTCGCGCTCACCGAGACGGAAACTGAGAATCTATTAGACGCTCATATCCAGGAAATGAGACGGCGAACCAAGATCCTCAAAGCCCATAGCTGTCAAAATTATCAGGAGTACCGCGAAAAACACAATGACCTCCCCTATCTCGTACTAATCGTTGATGAACTCACCCAAATCAAGTCCAAGGCAGCTCAGGAGGCCATTGACGACTTAGCCCATCTCGCAAGGGCCAGTGGCATCTCTCTTATTCTCGCTACCCAAAAGCCTTCAGGTAAGGTCTGGGACGGATTTACGGACACCCGCTCCATGCTGGCCGGCGCACTGTGCTTTTACGTCCGGGACGTGATGGATAGTCAGATTGTCCTCGGCATGGGCAACACCCGGGGCGCGGAGCTGCCAAAAATCCAGGGGCGGGCAATCTGGAACAACGACACTGACCAGATGGTCCAGACGATGTATCTGTCAGCGCGGGAAGCCCACTCGATACTGGACGCCAAGGTTCCCAAGGAGGTGTATGCGTTTGAATCACGTGATGAAAGGGTCAAAACGTGA
- a CDS encoding helix-turn-helix domain-containing protein — MGFGRNVARYRKLRKMRQADLAQETGLSKGYISRIERGEAVPGAKTAAIIAEKLKIGMDDLKKE, encoded by the coding sequence ATGGGCTTTGGACGGAACGTGGCGAGATATAGGAAACTAAGAAAAATGAGGCAGGCGGACTTAGCGCAGGAGACAGGGCTCAGCAAGGGATATATAAGCAGAATCGAAAGAGGTGAGGCGGTTCCAGGAGCTAAGACTGCTGCCATTATCGCCGAAAAGCTAAAAATAGGTATGGATGATCTTAAGAAAGAATAG
- a CDS encoding helix-turn-helix domain-containing protein, giving the protein MNQVRKARKALGITQEELSFRSGVPQPEISRIERGIKKKIELETGLSLSRALGVPAEELFPDYGLNKRIL; this is encoded by the coding sequence ATGAATCAAGTTAGAAAAGCTAGAAAAGCATTGGGAATAACCCAAGAAGAATTATCTTTTCGTTCAGGGGTCCCTCAACCTGAGATAAGCAGAATTGAAAGAGGAATTAAAAAGAAAATCGAGTTGGAGACTGGATTGAGCCTCTCACGTGCCCTTGGTGTACCGGCCGAAGAACTTTTTCCTGATTACGGTCTGAATAAGAGGATTTTATAG
- a CDS encoding helix-turn-helix domain-containing protein — translation MKNTVEDFFTTDTYSADRGYIIHLSRAPEFAAQAVVEDADGKRTLVDISHRDWDDFEELLGIIVEEYEVPSPLDDVFTAAEAAALWGLDESTVKKACLQGRFRHYEAKKSGWPWLVTRQGMERLYGSKHSE, via the coding sequence ATGAAAAACACCGTTGAAGATTTTTTTACTACGGACACCTACTCCGCGGATCGCGGTTACATCATCCACCTTAGCCGCGCTCCTGAGTTTGCCGCTCAGGCTGTAGTTGAGGATGCGGACGGCAAGAGAACATTAGTGGACATTTCACACAGGGATTGGGATGATTTCGAGGAGCTGTTGGGGATCATCGTTGAGGAGTACGAGGTTCCCTCTCCACTGGATGACGTTTTTACCGCTGCTGAAGCTGCGGCCCTATGGGGGCTTGACGAGTCCACGGTGAAAAAAGCCTGTCTGCAGGGCCGGTTCCGGCACTACGAGGCCAAGAAATCCGGATGGCCGTGGTTGGTTACCCGGCAGGGTATGGAGAGGCTTTACGGGTCAAAGCACTCAGAATAA